In the Candidatus Electrothrix sp. GW3-4 genome, one interval contains:
- the ruvC gene encoding crossover junction endodeoxyribonuclease RuvC — MDPGSRITGYGIIDKQGAGLGFVTCGTIRTGTERDFSRRLLIIFDGLSEVMEGHKPEVAAVEDLFSAHNVRSALKLGQARGAAVTAAVKQGLSVHDYTPRVVKQAVAGYGQAEKEQVQHMVRTLLGLSGAPSSDAADALAVAICHANHMDRL, encoded by the coding sequence ATTGACCCTGGTTCCCGGATCACTGGTTACGGCATTATCGATAAGCAGGGGGCGGGGCTCGGCTTTGTCACCTGCGGGACCATCCGCACGGGTACGGAAAGGGATTTTTCCCGGCGTCTGCTGATCATCTTTGATGGACTCTCCGAAGTCATGGAAGGGCATAAGCCGGAGGTCGCAGCGGTGGAAGACCTGTTTTCCGCCCATAATGTGCGCTCGGCCCTTAAGCTGGGTCAGGCCAGAGGTGCGGCCGTGACTGCGGCCGTGAAACAGGGGCTGTCAGTGCATGATTACACGCCCCGGGTGGTCAAGCAGGCCGTGGCTGGCTACGGGCAGGCGGAGAAGGAGCAGGTGCAGCACATGGTGCGGACCCTGCTCGGTCTCAGCGGGGCACCGAGCAGCGATGCCGCTGATGCCCTGGCTGTGGCTATCTGTCATGCCAATCATATGGATCGATTATAG
- a CDS encoding DUF2809 domain-containing protein, whose product MEKVRRNLAIYLPLIAIIIALGLPARLIPQYLPGWYVTYAGDFLWAMLVFFLYALLFRLSTKFCFCIALITAYLIEISQLFHPLWLDQLRSIRLLGFVLGFGFRWSDLIAYTLGIALAALLDRMLLVRTGEGAWGLDDKVEPLPREDEGVR is encoded by the coding sequence ATGGAAAAAGTACGGCGCAATCTAGCAATCTATCTCCCGCTGATTGCAATCATCATCGCGCTCGGCCTGCCAGCCCGCCTTATCCCGCAATACCTGCCGGGTTGGTATGTTACCTATGCCGGTGATTTTCTCTGGGCCATGCTGGTCTTTTTTCTCTACGCCCTCCTGTTTCGCCTCTCCACGAAATTTTGTTTCTGCATTGCGCTGATCACTGCGTACCTCATCGAGATCTCCCAACTCTTTCATCCGCTCTGGCTGGACCAGCTCCGTTCCATCCGCCTGCTCGGTTTTGTTCTCGGCTTCGGCTTCCGCTGGTCCGACCTGATTGCCTATACCCTGGGAATTGCCCTGGCGGCATTACTTGACCGAATGCTCCTGGTGCGGACAGGGGAGGGGGCCTGGGGGCTTGATGATAAGGTGGAACCGCTTCCGAGAGAGGATGAAGGTGTCCGGTGA
- the recC gene encoding exodeoxyribonuclease V subunit gamma, which produces MHLFQSNRLEHLFDALCATLVEPLSNPLAPEIIVVQNPGMARWLSQQIALRTGICANLAFPLPASFIWQIFEQTLGRLPDLVLFDRQVLLWRVQAELDALLAEPGMEEINGYLAEDADGRKGFQLAEKISDLFDQYQVYRPAMLLHWEQGGEGHWQARLWRRLTAENRQHRAALLQRFIQAAESGELRSDGLPQRVSVFGINSLAPAYLEVIERMNALVDIRIFHLSPCQQAWDDILSERLLALKRQSWREQGIDDLSAYFTAGNPLLASMGTVGQEFFSLLMTTNPQEVPLYEEPAGSSLLAQIQGDILHLQDRGGQGKEMLSPDDTSIRFHRCHSPLREVQVLHDRLLDLFVADPGLKPADILVMAPDMTAYAPAVAGVFGSAPPARCIPWSIADQASRLEQPIIEGFLQLLDLQTSRFTAPEVMALLENQAILHRFGLAAEDLVFMRSALLEAGVRWGLDQEQRCEQGLAAVQQHSWDFGLERLLLGYLTGPLAEPWQGIMPCAGTVSTLGPWLGGLTGFIRALQELRRKMKRRHLPEQWAELLLSMLDDFLARDGEERNQDGLLILRRTIADFGEHCRLAGFEQQLSLAIIRHWFEARLAEPAGGQAFLAGRVTFCNMVPMRSLPFKVIWLLGMNDLDYPRNQRSPAFDLMAQRPRLGDRSRRDDDRYLFLEALLSARSQLAISWVGRDQQDNSSLPPSVVVAELRDYINRGWAASKEGEGEQAAAKLLTVEHPLQPFSRHCFAGDPKTASYASEWLPRPLSSSARVLTFVQTPLAPPEPCQQVELSRLVRFWNHPVRFFLEQRLGLRSHYEAEVLPESEAFFLDHLQRYLLSREIMITQHLEERRGEEKGGNQQAAPLYRMQAAGHLPGGRFGHILYREMEQNTAILVDTLEPLLLERAEPEEVQLMVGDILLTGQLSSLYRSGRVTFRPANLKAGDVLQLWIQHLVLLLQSPTAVQPVSVHAGLDSMVSFREVERPEEELALLVRFFQQGEDEPLHFYPKTSYAWAKARSEAAAWNAARRTWYSGFYRGEEADPAYELALRAQEPLDHRFAALAELFRPVLACLKKGLGD; this is translated from the coding sequence TTGCACCTCTTCCAATCCAACCGACTGGAACACCTTTTTGACGCCCTCTGTGCAACCCTTGTCGAGCCGCTCAGTAATCCCCTGGCTCCAGAGATCATTGTGGTCCAGAATCCGGGCATGGCCCGCTGGCTCTCCCAGCAGATCGCCCTGCGCACCGGGATATGCGCCAACCTTGCCTTTCCCCTGCCAGCCTCTTTTATCTGGCAGATCTTTGAGCAGACCCTGGGGCGCCTGCCTGACCTCGTCCTTTTTGATCGGCAGGTGCTCCTCTGGCGGGTGCAGGCGGAGCTGGATGCCCTGCTGGCCGAGCCAGGCATGGAGGAGATCAATGGCTATCTTGCTGAGGATGCTGACGGGAGAAAGGGCTTTCAGCTGGCAGAAAAGATCAGCGATCTCTTTGATCAGTATCAGGTCTACCGACCAGCGATGCTCCTCCATTGGGAGCAAGGCGGGGAAGGGCATTGGCAGGCCCGGCTCTGGCGGCGCCTGACCGCAGAGAACAGGCAACATCGGGCCGCTCTGTTGCAACGCTTTATCCAGGCCGCCGAATCAGGCGAATTGCGGAGCGATGGTCTGCCGCAACGGGTCTCGGTCTTTGGTATCAACTCCCTGGCCCCGGCCTATCTGGAGGTGATTGAGCGGATGAATGCCTTGGTGGATATCCGCATCTTTCACCTCAGTCCCTGCCAACAGGCCTGGGACGATATCCTGTCCGAGCGCCTGCTGGCCCTGAAGCGGCAGAGCTGGCGGGAGCAGGGGATTGATGATCTCTCTGCCTATTTCACGGCGGGCAATCCGCTGCTGGCCTCTATGGGCACGGTGGGTCAGGAGTTCTTTTCCCTGCTCATGACCACGAACCCGCAGGAGGTTCCGCTCTATGAGGAACCGGCAGGCAGCTCACTCCTTGCTCAGATCCAGGGCGATATCCTTCATCTGCAGGATCGGGGCGGGCAGGGTAAAGAGATGTTGTCCCCGGATGACACCTCAATCCGTTTTCATCGTTGCCATAGCCCCCTGCGCGAGGTCCAGGTCCTCCATGACCGTCTGCTGGACCTCTTCGTGGCTGATCCGGGCCTGAAACCGGCCGATATCCTGGTCATGGCCCCGGATATGACCGCCTATGCCCCGGCCGTGGCCGGGGTCTTTGGTTCTGCCCCGCCTGCCCGTTGTATCCCCTGGTCCATTGCCGATCAGGCCTCGCGCCTGGAGCAACCGATCATTGAGGGATTTCTCCAGCTCCTGGACCTGCAAACAAGCCGTTTTACGGCCCCGGAGGTCATGGCCCTGCTGGAAAATCAGGCCATCCTCCACCGCTTCGGCCTGGCTGCCGAGGACCTTGTCTTTATGCGCTCGGCTCTCCTGGAGGCTGGTGTTCGCTGGGGCCTGGATCAGGAGCAGCGCTGCGAGCAGGGACTTGCTGCGGTACAGCAGCATAGCTGGGATTTTGGCCTGGAGCGCCTCCTGCTGGGCTATCTCACGGGTCCCCTTGCAGAGCCCTGGCAGGGCATTATGCCCTGTGCTGGTACGGTCAGCACCCTGGGGCCCTGGCTCGGTGGCCTGACTGGCTTTATTCGGGCCTTGCAGGAGCTGCGGCGCAAGATGAAGAGGAGGCATCTGCCGGAGCAGTGGGCGGAGCTGCTGCTCAGTATGCTTGATGATTTCCTTGCCAGAGACGGGGAAGAGCGTAATCAGGACGGCCTGCTCATCCTGCGGCGAACCATTGCCGATTTTGGCGAGCATTGCCGGTTGGCCGGATTTGAGCAGCAACTCAGCCTGGCGATCATCCGCCATTGGTTCGAGGCGCGACTCGCTGAACCGGCAGGGGGGCAGGCTTTTCTGGCCGGGCGGGTGACCTTCTGCAATATGGTGCCCATGCGTTCGCTTCCCTTCAAGGTGATCTGGTTGCTGGGCATGAATGACCTGGATTATCCCCGTAACCAACGAAGCCCGGCCTTTGATCTGATGGCCCAGCGTCCCCGCCTGGGGGATCGGAGCCGCCGCGATGATGACAGGTATCTCTTTCTCGAGGCCCTGCTCTCGGCCCGAAGCCAGCTGGCCATCTCCTGGGTTGGCCGTGATCAGCAGGATAACTCCTCCTTACCGCCCTCGGTGGTGGTGGCGGAGCTGCGCGATTATATCAACCGGGGCTGGGCAGCCAGCAAGGAAGGGGAAGGCGAGCAAGCGGCTGCAAAGCTGCTCACCGTGGAGCATCCCCTCCAACCCTTTAGCAGGCATTGTTTTGCCGGGGACCCCAAGACGGCTTCCTATGCCTCAGAATGGCTGCCCCGGCCGCTCTCTTCTTCAGCCCGCGTCCTTACCTTTGTACAAACACCCTTAGCGCCGCCTGAGCCCTGTCAGCAGGTGGAGCTCAGTCGTCTGGTCCGTTTCTGGAACCATCCGGTCCGTTTCTTTCTCGAACAGCGCCTGGGGTTGCGCAGTCATTATGAAGCAGAGGTGCTGCCGGAAAGCGAGGCCTTTTTTCTCGATCATCTCCAGCGCTATCTGCTCAGTCGGGAGATTATGATCACTCAGCATCTTGAGGAAAGAAGGGGAGAAGAGAAGGGGGGGAATCAGCAGGCGGCTCCTCTCTATCGGATGCAGGCAGCAGGTCACCTGCCCGGTGGACGCTTTGGCCATATCCTCTATCGGGAGATGGAGCAGAACACGGCCATCCTTGTTGATACCCTGGAACCCCTGCTCCTGGAGCGGGCCGAACCAGAGGAGGTGCAGTTGATGGTGGGCGATATCCTCCTGACCGGCCAGCTCTCTTCCCTGTATCGCAGCGGCAGGGTCACCTTTCGCCCGGCCAACCTCAAGGCCGGAGATGTCCTGCAATTATGGATCCAGCACCTGGTCCTCCTGCTCCAGTCGCCGACAGCAGTACAACCGGTCTCCGTGCATGCGGGGCTGGACAGCATGGTCTCTTTCCGGGAGGTGGAGCGACCAGAGGAGGAACTGGCCCTGCTGGTCCGGTTTTTTCAGCAAGGGGAGGACGAGCCGCTTCATTTTTATCCTAAGACCAGCTATGCCTGGGCCAAGGCCCGCTCAGAGGCGGCTGCCTGGAATGCCGCCCGCAGGACCTGGTACTCGGGTTTTTATAGGGGGGAGGAGGCGGATCCTGCTTACGAGCTTGCCCTGCGGGCCCAAGAGCCCCTGGACCACCGTTTTGCCGCGCTGGCCGAGCTGTTTCGACCGGTGCTTGCCTGCCTGAAAAAGGGTCTTGGGGATTGA
- a CDS encoding NTP transferase domain-containing protein — protein MRSPNISAVILAAGKGTRMKSDQAKVLHELFFKPMLHHVLDAVTETDIGELAVIVGHQRERVLTSLQEAPTPYPFTPVVQEEQLGTGHAVLCAEAACAAADLVMILCGDTPLIRPETLQAMIDRHKESKAVLTLMTTVLDEPFGYGRILTDAEGGVVAIVEQKDASAEQRALREVNAGIYLVDAKFLFFALQQVGTENSQGEVYLTDIVSIARQQDHRVERFIHTPAIDVLGVNSRVELAQAHHELQMRHNRELMLSGVTLYGPETILIAPDCRIGQDAVVHAGVQITGAAQIGRGVQLASGVVLHNCQVGDKAVVGANSVLKNYTVKEGEQIPPLTSRLS, from the coding sequence ATGCGTAGCCCAAATATCTCTGCTGTCATCCTTGCTGCCGGTAAAGGCACCCGTATGAAATCCGATCAGGCCAAGGTCCTGCATGAGCTTTTTTTTAAGCCCATGCTTCATCATGTGCTGGATGCGGTGACAGAAACGGATATAGGGGAGCTGGCAGTGATTGTCGGGCATCAACGGGAGCGGGTCCTGACCTCCTTGCAGGAGGCCCCGACTCCATACCCGTTCACGCCAGTGGTGCAGGAAGAGCAGTTAGGCACCGGGCATGCGGTGCTCTGTGCAGAAGCGGCCTGCGCTGCTGCTGATTTGGTGATGATCCTCTGTGGGGATACCCCGTTGATCCGCCCAGAGACCCTCCAGGCGATGATTGATCGACATAAGGAAAGCAAAGCTGTGCTCACCCTGATGACCACGGTCCTGGATGAGCCTTTTGGTTATGGCCGAATCCTCACCGATGCAGAGGGTGGAGTTGTTGCCATTGTGGAGCAAAAAGATGCAAGTGCAGAGCAACGGGCTCTCCGGGAGGTGAATGCGGGCATCTATCTTGTTGATGCGAAGTTCCTTTTTTTTGCCTTGCAGCAGGTGGGCACGGAGAACAGTCAGGGTGAGGTCTATTTGACCGACATCGTCTCCATTGCAAGGCAGCAAGACCATCGGGTGGAGCGATTTATCCATACCCCGGCCATTGATGTGCTGGGGGTGAATTCCCGGGTTGAGCTGGCCCAGGCCCATCACGAGCTGCAAATGCGCCACAACCGAGAGCTCATGCTCAGCGGGGTGACCCTGTACGGGCCGGAAACGATCCTTATTGCCCCGGATTGCCGGATCGGTCAGGATGCTGTTGTTCATGCTGGTGTGCAGATCACCGGTGCTGCACAAATCGGCAGAGGGGTACAGCTTGCTTCAGGAGTCGTCCTGCATAACTGTCAGGTCGGCGATAAGGCTGTGGTCGGTGCGAACAGTGTTTTGAAAAATTACACGGTGAAAGAGGGAGAGCAAATTCCCCCGTTGACCTCACGTCTTTCATAA
- a CDS encoding MASE3 domain-containing protein, which translates to MKAAPERVRSYLTPACLVPLTVLLGLSWADLYSHLLFHALAELVSIILISSIFLFSWTTRRFQKSHYVLFLGIAYLCIGSIDFVHTLTSKGGAEILAGVTMNSSVQLWIAARYMESISLLFAFFFLQKKINEYLLFFVYGLLLFLLFQAIFSQTFPACYVNGEGLTAFKKNSEYLICFFFLLSFFIFQKRQRAFESRVLSLLQAAVLLALLTELTTVFSPELIITPLKTNAGVLGKIFSLYCLAKAVFEESLIKPYNILSKKVRGHEGQLEDKVRERTAALQQSTEQLEKEIGERVKAEKELLWELAVNKELAKVSDALISQAFSMQEIADLVLRAAQRLTGCQDGFVSTVDLMSGAVLAYPGKEFLVQEEKQEYPMLLFSARENGEYPGLWGQALNTQQGGSTDFISPHEDATLPSGLHPRRNALNVPALIDKKAVGQIVLVDKPESFTRHDLFAVERLAALFALSIQRKEMEDALSRSEFEYRSLFNDALDMIHIVDEQKRITSVNPVEVKTLGYSEDELIGMPLINLIDPIYKGKTAEALEEIFTTGKCIKNYETVLLSKDKKQIDVEVSAVPQLDQGQVVSARAIMRNITDRKREEREKKKLENQLRHSQKMEAVGTLAGGIAHDFNNILGPIFGYTELALDVLPEDDRVTLWLKEVLRASHRARELVRQILTISRRADQDVQPLRIQLLIKEALKLLRFSVPSNIEIRQDLGPDCEAVLADPTRIHQVIMNLCTNAYHAMRQTGGVLEVSLQQVILAQEDVANKMPLQPGSCLQLTVQDTGSGIPKELMEKIFEPYFTTKAQGEGTGLGLAVVQSIVMDFGGAITVSSEPGKGTTFQVYLPVLPTGEEKVRPEESAPLPRGTERILIVDDDQELVLMNQRLLETLGYQAMAYADSFEALAAFQQQPDRVDLVLTDMTMPKMTGDELTQRLLALRPDLPVIICTGFSELIDEDKAQELGARALMMKPLTKKELACAVRQVLDLGGL; encoded by the coding sequence ATGAAAGCCGCCCCAGAAAGAGTGAGGAGTTATCTCACACCGGCCTGCCTTGTTCCCCTTACAGTTCTTCTTGGGCTTTCTTGGGCCGATTTGTACAGTCACCTCCTGTTTCATGCCCTGGCAGAATTGGTCAGTATCATCCTGATCAGCAGTATCTTTCTTTTTTCCTGGACAACCCGCCGCTTTCAAAAAAGTCATTATGTTCTCTTTCTCGGTATAGCCTATCTTTGTATTGGATCCATAGATTTTGTTCATACCCTGACCTCTAAGGGCGGGGCCGAGATCCTTGCAGGGGTCACGATGAACTCCTCTGTTCAGCTCTGGATAGCGGCTCGTTATATGGAGAGCATCTCTTTATTGTTTGCCTTTTTTTTTCTTCAGAAAAAGATCAACGAATACCTCCTGTTTTTTGTCTATGGACTCCTTCTTTTTTTGCTGTTTCAGGCTATTTTTTCGCAGACCTTTCCCGCATGTTATGTCAACGGAGAAGGACTCACTGCCTTTAAGAAGAACAGCGAGTATCTTATTTGTTTTTTCTTTCTCCTGTCATTTTTTATTTTTCAGAAACGGCAACGAGCATTTGAGAGCAGGGTCCTGTCTCTGTTGCAGGCCGCTGTCCTGTTGGCTCTCTTGACAGAATTAACAACGGTTTTTTCTCCCGAGCTCATCATTACCCCTCTGAAGACGAACGCTGGGGTTCTGGGGAAAATTTTCTCCTTATACTGTCTTGCCAAAGCAGTGTTCGAAGAAAGTTTGATCAAGCCCTATAATATCCTGTCTAAGAAGGTGAGGGGGCATGAGGGGCAACTGGAAGATAAGGTGCGGGAGAGAACAGCAGCTCTTCAGCAAAGTACGGAGCAGCTCGAAAAAGAGATTGGAGAACGGGTTAAAGCGGAAAAAGAACTGTTATGGGAGCTGGCTGTGAACAAAGAATTAGCCAAGGTCTCTGACGCCTTAATCTCCCAGGCCTTTTCTATGCAGGAGATTGCAGATCTGGTGCTTCGTGCTGCCCAGAGGCTGACTGGTTGCCAGGATGGTTTTGTGAGCACGGTTGATCTGATGAGCGGGGCAGTGCTTGCTTATCCTGGAAAAGAATTTTTGGTACAGGAGGAAAAGCAGGAGTACCCCATGCTTTTGTTTTCTGCCAGGGAGAACGGGGAATATCCTGGTTTATGGGGGCAGGCCCTGAATACACAGCAGGGGGGCTCCACAGACTTTATCTCCCCTCATGAGGACGCTACGCTCCCGTCAGGGCTTCATCCCCGGAGAAATGCTCTGAATGTCCCGGCCTTGATTGACAAGAAGGCCGTGGGGCAAATTGTCCTTGTCGATAAACCGGAAAGTTTCACCCGCCATGATCTCTTCGCTGTCGAGCGTCTTGCTGCCCTCTTTGCCCTGTCTATTCAACGAAAGGAGATGGAAGATGCCCTGAGCAGGAGTGAGTTTGAATACCGGAGCCTTTTTAATGATGCACTGGATATGATCCACATTGTGGATGAGCAAAAAAGGATCACCAGCGTCAACCCGGTGGAAGTCAAGACATTGGGATACAGCGAAGATGAGCTGATCGGGATGCCCTTGATTAATCTTATTGATCCGATCTATAAAGGGAAAACAGCTGAGGCCCTAGAAGAGATATTTACCACGGGGAAATGTATAAAAAATTATGAAACAGTCTTGCTCAGCAAAGACAAAAAGCAAATCGATGTTGAAGTGAGTGCGGTTCCGCAGCTTGACCAGGGCCAGGTTGTCTCTGCCCGGGCGATTATGCGTAATATCACGGATCGGAAGCGAGAGGAGCGTGAGAAGAAAAAACTGGAAAATCAGCTTCGTCATTCCCAGAAAATGGAAGCTGTTGGTACCCTTGCCGGGGGGATCGCTCATGATTTTAATAATATTCTTGGGCCGATTTTCGGCTATACAGAGCTGGCCCTGGATGTGTTGCCCGAAGACGATAGAGTTACTCTTTGGCTGAAAGAGGTGCTGCGGGCCAGTCACCGGGCCAGAGAGCTGGTTCGCCAGATCCTGACCATCAGCCGGAGGGCAGATCAGGATGTACAGCCGTTACGAATCCAGCTTCTGATCAAAGAGGCGCTAAAACTTCTGCGCTTTTCCGTTCCGAGCAATATTGAGATTCGCCAGGATCTTGGACCTGATTGCGAGGCGGTGCTGGCTGATCCGACCCGTATTCATCAGGTTATCATGAACCTGTGTACCAATGCCTATCATGCCATGCGGCAGACCGGTGGTGTGCTTGAGGTCTCTTTACAACAGGTCATCCTTGCCCAAGAGGATGTAGCCAATAAGATGCCTCTGCAACCGGGGTCGTGTTTGCAATTAACCGTGCAGGATACCGGTTCCGGAATCCCGAAAGAGCTTATGGAGAAGATCTTTGAGCCCTATTTCACGACCAAGGCACAGGGGGAAGGGACAGGGCTGGGGCTTGCTGTTGTTCAAAGCATTGTTATGGATTTTGGCGGGGCTATCACCGTGTCCAGTGAGCCCGGCAAGGGGACCACATTCCAGGTCTACCTGCCAGTTCTTCCGACAGGGGAAGAGAAGGTGCGGCCAGAGGAGAGTGCCCCGTTACCGAGAGGGACAGAGCGGATTCTTATTGTTGATGATGATCAGGAGTTGGTGCTCATGAATCAAAGGCTTCTGGAAACGCTTGGCTATCAGGCGATGGCCTATGCAGACAGTTTTGAAGCCCTTGCTGCTTTTCAGCAACAGCCCGATAGGGTTGACCTTGTTCTGACAGATATGACCATGCCCAAGATGACCGGTGATGAGCTGACCCAAAGGCTTCTTGCGCTTCGCCCTGATCTCCCTGTGATTATCTGTACCGGTTTTAGTGAGTTGATAGATGAAGACAAGGCACAGGAACTCGGGGCCCGTGCCTTGATGATGAAGCCGCTGACAAAGAAGGAGCTGGCCTGCGCGGTTCGGCAGGTGCTTGACCTGGGAGGACTTTAA